One Mercurialis annua linkage group LG3, ddMerAnnu1.2, whole genome shotgun sequence DNA window includes the following coding sequences:
- the LOC126672971 gene encoding protein SMALL AUXIN UP-REGULATED RNA 51-like has product MPTSKLNALSQITMLKQIMKHWRSVGLKRRSQSNSDHNGVFSSSTVPSGFLAIYAGENRVRFLVPVRFLHFPIFIALLNKAEEEYGFKFNGGIVLPCEVEFFEQVLSFLRKDEKKYGGLEVGEFLKVISELDFGSSSSCKIQQGNCSSARDRLLPRMHRARV; this is encoded by the coding sequence ATGCCAACTTCCAAACTCAATGCGCTTTCTCAAATCACCATGCTCAAACAAATCATGAAGCATTGGAGGAGCGTAGGCCTCAAGCGCCGATCACAGTCTAACTCCGATCACAACGGTGTTTTCTCCTCCTCGACGGTTCCGTCTGGTTTTCTGGCGATTTACGCTGGAGAAAACCGCGTTAGATTCCTTGTTCCGGTTCGGTTCTTGCACTTTCCGATCTTTATTGCGCTGCTTAATAAAGCGGAGGAGGAATACGGATTTAAATTCAATGGAGGCATTGTTTTGCCATGTGAGGTTGAGTTTTTTGAACAGGTGTTGAGTTTTCTTCGTAAAGATGAGAAGAAATACGGCGGTTTGGAGGTTGGGGAATTTTTGAAGGTGATTTCTGAGTTGGATTTTGGTTCTTCTTCGTCGTGTAAGATTCAACAAGGTAATTGTTCTTCTGCTCGTGACAGGCTTTTACCTCGCATGCACAGAGCTAGGGTTTAG
- the LOC126674973 gene encoding auxin-induced protein 15A — MLNSGVSQATLQLRQWLVLPQYKSGRRKNDKYKESLLNPAGEIPKGFMAVYVGRKKQRYVIPTRYLSMPEFQVLMEKAGEEFGYDQEGGLQLPCEDDQFHDILFKCLRLSKKKSKSLKI, encoded by the coding sequence ATGTTGAATTCAGGCGTATCTCAAGCTACTCTGCAGCTACGTCAGTGGCTTGTTCTGCCGCAGTATAAAAGCggaagaagaaaaaatgataaatataaggAGTCGTTGTTGAATCCGGCGGGAGAAATTCCGAAAGGTTTCATGGCGGTGTACGTCGGACGGAAAAAACAGAGGTATGTTATTCCGACGAGGTATCTGTCGATGCCGGAGTTTCAGGTGTTGATGGAGAAAGCCGGTGAAGAATTTGGATATGATCAAGAAGGTGGTCTTCAGCTTCCGTGCGAAGATGATCAGTTTCATGACATACTCTTCAAATGCTTAAGACTTTctaagaaaaaatccaaatctttgaaaatttag
- the LOC126674545 gene encoding auxin-responsive protein SAUR71-like translates to MDSNKIADIVRIQQIFKKWKKAATTSRSNIKRNRSFTDHIDCTSSRDHNVVPKGFIAVCVGQEVKRYEIPAEYLGHEAFGMLLQQAEEEFGFEQEGVLRIPCSVSVFDNILKIVQHEKQIMASGDRKIIDRLWLT, encoded by the coding sequence ATGGATTCAAACAAGATAGCCGACATTGTTAGGATTCAACAGATTTTCAAGAAATGGAAAAAGGCAGCTACTACTTCAAGAAGCAACATCAAAAGAAATCGTTCGTTCACCGATCATATCGACTGTACATCATCCCGAGATCACAATGTAGTCCCGAAAGGATTTATCGCGGTCTGCGTCGGGCAAGAAGTGAAGAGATATGAGATTCCCGCGGAGTATTTAGGGCACGAAGCTTTCGGAATGCTATTACAGCAGGCTGAAGAGGAGTTCGGGTTTGAGCAAGAGGGAGTTTTAAGGATTCCATGTTCAGTGTCTGTGTTTGATAACATACTGAAAATTGTTCAGCACGAGAAACAAATCATGGCATCAGGTGATAGAAAGATTATCGATCGGCTGTGGCTCACTTGA